The following coding sequences lie in one Epinephelus lanceolatus isolate andai-2023 chromosome 24, ASM4190304v1, whole genome shotgun sequence genomic window:
- the LOC144461885 gene encoding uncharacterized protein LOC144461885 isoform X1: MGKLRRGLTELLRARNTLVNRRKIVLWMQKKGILKRQMKCKSCDTPMTAVQVSRQDGFHWICRQHRGRSVSVCQGSMFYKSRRSLQNHLEFIYRFSQGLRMRQVDLIEDGVAASSRTLTKMASSLRKVCRRAIHKLRAQGKMKVGGRHCFVMLDESKFSHKRKYNRGRMGPAWRRNKKWVFGILEVSHTTRRPILKIVRRRSTDQLLPIIKRHVKRGSSIVTDDWRAYKRALSEEGYDHHTVCHKRHFVDPGSRCHTQNLERAWQTFKCDVWRHRGNQTTGLLKEHLRVIEWEYWLGRCHRYGILGRLIHDIRKFNKHECK; this comes from the exons ATGGGTAAATTAAGGCGAGGATTAACGGAATTGTTGCGTGCAAGAAATACTCTTGTCAATAGAAGAAAGATTGTGTTGTGGATGCAGAAGAAGGGAATTTTGAAGCGCCAAATGAAGTGTAAATCATGTGATACTCCGATGACTGCTGTGCAGGTTTCGAGACAGGACGGCTTCCACTG GATTTGCAGGCAACACAGAGGAAGAAGTGTTTCAGTTTGCCAAGGATCCATGTTCTACAAGTCCCGCAGATCCCTCCAGAACCACCTGGAATTCATTTACAG ATTTTCCCAAGGACTGCGCATGAGGCAAGTTGACCTTATTGAAGACGGTGTTGCAGCGAGTAGCAGAACCTTAACAAAGATGGCTTCGTCTTTGAGAAAA GTCTGCAGACGCGCTATTCACAAATTACGCGCTCAAGGCAAAATGAAAGTTGGTGGCCGTCATTGCTTTGTTATGCTGGACGAAAGCAAGTTCTCACACAAAAGAAAG TACAACCGTGGGAGGATGGGACCAGCATGGAGACGGAATAAAAAATGGGTTTTTGGTATATTGGAAGTATCACATACCACCAGGAGACCCATTCTCAAGATCGTCAGGAGGCGTTCCACGGACCAGCTTCTGCCTATCATAAAGCGCCATGTTAAGAGAGGATCAAGCATTGTGACTGACGACTGGAGAGCTTACAAGAGAGCTCTGTCAGAGGAGGGATATGATCATCATACTGTCTGCCACAAGAGACACTTTGTAGATCCTGGTTCCAGATGTCACACACAGAATTTGGAGAGAGCCTGGCAAACCTTTAAATGTGATGTTTGGCGTCATAGAGGAAATCAGACTACAGGGCTTTTGAAAGAACATTTAAGGGTTATTGAGTGGGAGTACTGGCTTGGGCGATGTCACAGATATGGTATTCTTGGCCGGCTCATTCATGATATAAGGAAATTCAACAAACATGAATGTAAATAG
- the LOC144461885 gene encoding uncharacterized protein LOC144461885 isoform X2 — MFYKSRRSLQNHLEFIYRFSQGLRMRQVDLIEDGVAASSRTLTKMASSLRKVCRRAIHKLRAQGKMKVGGRHCFVMLDESKFSHKRKYNRGRMGPAWRRNKKWVFGILEVSHTTRRPILKIVRRRSTDQLLPIIKRHVKRGSSIVTDDWRAYKRALSEEGYDHHTVCHKRHFVDPGSRCHTQNLERAWQTFKCDVWRHRGNQTTGLLKEHLRVIEWEYWLGRCHRYGILGRLIHDIRKFNKHECK, encoded by the exons ATGTTCTACAAGTCCCGCAGATCCCTCCAGAACCACCTGGAATTCATTTACAG ATTTTCCCAAGGACTGCGCATGAGGCAAGTTGACCTTATTGAAGACGGTGTTGCAGCGAGTAGCAGAACCTTAACAAAGATGGCTTCGTCTTTGAGAAAA GTCTGCAGACGCGCTATTCACAAATTACGCGCTCAAGGCAAAATGAAAGTTGGTGGCCGTCATTGCTTTGTTATGCTGGACGAAAGCAAGTTCTCACACAAAAGAAAG TACAACCGTGGGAGGATGGGACCAGCATGGAGACGGAATAAAAAATGGGTTTTTGGTATATTGGAAGTATCACATACCACCAGGAGACCCATTCTCAAGATCGTCAGGAGGCGTTCCACGGACCAGCTTCTGCCTATCATAAAGCGCCATGTTAAGAGAGGATCAAGCATTGTGACTGACGACTGGAGAGCTTACAAGAGAGCTCTGTCAGAGGAGGGATATGATCATCATACTGTCTGCCACAAGAGACACTTTGTAGATCCTGGTTCCAGATGTCACACACAGAATTTGGAGAGAGCCTGGCAAACCTTTAAATGTGATGTTTGGCGTCATAGAGGAAATCAGACTACAGGGCTTTTGAAAGAACATTTAAGGGTTATTGAGTGGGAGTACTGGCTTGGGCGATGTCACAGATATGGTATTCTTGGCCGGCTCATTCATGATATAAGGAAATTCAACAAACATGAATGTAAATAG